The DNA segment TTGCCGAGGATCTTGCCATGACTGCGGATGACGAGATCTCCGGAGCAGTCAACCGATCCGGCGAGTTCACCCAGCACGGTGAGGTGGTGGCACTGGATGGTGATCCCGGAAACCACGCCGGACTTGTCGATCAACACATCGCCCCGGGTCTGGATCCGGCGGTTCCACGGCTCTGAAATGACGTAGTCCCGCAAGCTGATGTAGGCGCTGCAGCGGGGACACTGGCTGGACTGGGCTTCCGCGACGGCCTTGTGGGTATGGCTGCAACTGAAGCACACCACTTCACGGGGTGGCTTCTGCCGGAAAATGAGCCGACGGAAAAAGGATGGTTTCGGAGGAGCGGCGGGCTGTGGCTTGAAGGGGGGGATCTTCTCAGCCTGAGGCTCGCTTGCGGGAGCATCCGGCCGGACTTTGGCGAGGCGGGTGGTCGCCCGGTAGCGGGGGACCGCTTTTCCGTCGATCACCTGGAAGTTTCCGCGGCAGGACCGGCACTGCGTGGAGACGACCATGGCTGGCTCAAGCTGGCGGTGCCCGCAGTCCGGGCACACCAGTTCGATGCGATGGCGCTTGGGCTCATCGGCCATGGTCGTTCAAACGGGCAGGGAAGTGTGGGGCTTTCAAGCCTTGGTTCCCGCAAGCTCACCTTGCTTTTGTTCCGCGGCGGGCTTGGACGCGGGTGCGCCTTGGGCCGGGGTGCCGACCGTCGATTTGCCGACGAAGATGGCACCGGCCTCGATGGAAAGGGTCTTCGCCTTGATGTCGCCGACGACTTCAGCGCTGGACTTCAGTTCGACACGGTCGGTGACGCTGATGTTTCCATGCACCTTGCCGTAGATGACGACGGTGTTGGTCTTGATCTCCGCCTTGATCCGGGCGTTCTCACCGACGGTCAGGTTGCCGTCGGAAGAGATTTCCCCCTCGATCTTGCCATCGACGACGAGGTCGTTGGCGAATTTGACGGTGCCTTTGATCTCAACGTCGGAGGAGAGGACATTCCGTGTGGCTCCAGCCGCAGGACGGGCCTGGGAGGCCGGAACGCTGGAAGAAGGAGGAGCTGGGACGGAATAGGAAGATGCCGCGGAAGGTGCGGAGGGAGCTGCCGATGGCAGGTCGTGGGAAGGTGCCGGGCTGCCGGTGGGCCCGAGGTCTTGGCCGATTACTTTTTTGAACACGGATTAAAAGAGGAGTGGGCGAGATTGAATGTCAAACGGAATTCAAGGTTTTGGTGCGGGCGCTGGGGCCTCGGGTGCCGGGGGCGGTGCGGGAGCCTCAGGTGCCGGAGCGGCAGGGGTTTCCGGAGCGGGTGCAGGGGCCTCGGGAGCGGGTGCAGGGGCCTCGGGAGCGGGTGCAGGGGCCTCGGGAGCGGGTGCAGGGGCCTCGGGAACTGGTTCTGGCGCGGGAGGTGTCAGGCCGGGAAGTGAGAGCAGGTTTTCCGGCGCAGGTGCGGGCGCATCGCCCGGGGCGGGGGCCGGAGCGGGTGGCGGCTCGATCTCCACGGGGGCCTTTGCATTCAGGATGCCGATGCGGGCGGAGGCGGTGGTGGCGAAGTTGCTGCCGGGGAACTCGTTCTGCGCGCGCTCGTAGTATTTCCGGGCTTCGTCGATTTTGCCGGCGTTTTTCGCCAGATCCCCGAGGGAAAGGAGGGCGTATGGAGCGAGGTAGCGGGTGGACTCCCCGCCGGAGACGATCTCTTCGAAGGTCTTGGTTGCTTCGTCCGACTTGCCCTGGGAAGCCAGTTTGGAGGCGAGGCTGGCTTTGGCGGTCGCCAGAGCGGGGTGCTCGGCTTGTTCAGAGATGAAGGAGCGGAGGGTGGCGATGGAGTCGTCCTGCTGGCCGTCGGACCACTGCTTTTCCGCGAGGAGGAGGCGTGCGCTGCCGCCTGCCGGGGTTTCCGGGTAGTCCTTCACCAGCTTCTGCAGGGCGGCCAGATCCTCCGCCTGGCTGAGATCCGCTCCGGCGGTGTGCTGATGGCTCTTCTGGAGGCCGCGGTAGATGATGAACGCGGCGGCGGCGATGACGAGAACGACGGCCAGGATCAACAGATTCTTCTGGTTCCTGTCCATGAACTGGTCGAAGGCGGACGGCTCTTGGGAGATTTCTCCGAGGGGACGGGGCGTTTCGTGGGAATCTGCGGACATTGGGAAAGCTGGATTTCGCGGTGTGGCGGAGGCGTGATCAAAGCCGGGGCAGCGTCGAAAGCAACCCGGAAGTCTGGAGGTGCGGATTTTTCGTGGTATTGCGGTGGGGGGACGCTATGGATGCGCGCGATGTCCGGACGCGTATATGTGGTGGCGGGGGAGCTGAGCGGTGATGCGCACGGCGCGGGTTTGTTGCGCTCCCTGCTGGAGCGGAAGCCGGGGACCGAGGTGGCGGGGGTGGGCGGACCGCAGATGGCGGAGGTGGCAGGGACGAAGGACTGGGTGGAGGATGCCGCGGTGATGGGCGTGTGGGAGGTGCTGAAGCGTTACGGCTGGTTCAAGGAACGCTTCGGGGAGATGCTGGAGGAGGTGAAAAGA comes from the Luteolibacter sp. SL250 genome and includes:
- a CDS encoding polymer-forming cytoskeletal protein, translated to MADEPKRHRIELVCPDCGHRQLEPAMVVSTQCRSCRGNFQVIDGKAVPRYRATTRLAKVRPDAPASEPQAEKIPPFKPQPAAPPKPSFFRRLIFRQKPPREVVCFSCSHTHKAVAEAQSSQCPRCSAYISLRDYVISEPWNRRIQTRGDVLIDKSGVVSGITIQCHHLTVLGELAGSVDCSGDLVIRSHGKILGKVSCRQLRVERGAKVEFLNPVTAASAFIDGNVRGQISCTGAITLAKRAHLQGLVKAASLVIKEGAKHTGAIEMIQPPKS
- a CDS encoding polymer-forming cytoskeletal protein; the protein is MFKKVIGQDLGPTGSPAPSHDLPSAAPSAPSAASSYSVPAPPSSSVPASQARPAAGATRNVLSSDVEIKGTVKFANDLVVDGKIEGEISSDGNLTVGENARIKAEIKTNTVVIYGKVHGNISVTDRVELKSSAEVVGDIKAKTLSIEAGAIFVGKSTVGTPAQGAPASKPAAEQKQGELAGTKA
- a CDS encoding tetratricopeptide repeat protein; the encoded protein is MSADSHETPRPLGEISQEPSAFDQFMDRNQKNLLILAVVLVIAAAAFIIYRGLQKSHQHTAGADLSQAEDLAALQKLVKDYPETPAGGSARLLLAEKQWSDGQQDDSIATLRSFISEQAEHPALATAKASLASKLASQGKSDEATKTFEEIVSGGESTRYLAPYALLSLGDLAKNAGKIDEARKYYERAQNEFPGSNFATTASARIGILNAKAPVEIEPPPAPAPAPGDAPAPAPENLLSLPGLTPPAPEPVPEAPAPAPEAPAPAPEAPAPAPEAPAPAPETPAAPAPEAPAPPPAPEAPAPAPKP